TATAGAACTGCAGGCAGGCGAAGAGCCACACGACCCCCGTTAAGACTACTATCGTTAACAGGCGCATCGGGGTCTTAATAACGGCAGCCCCTTCGATCAGGTCCCCCGCAAACCGTACGATCAGGCTAGCTAGCCGCTGCGGTAAGGGCTTAGTGAAGAGGATAACACTACTACGAATAAAGCTAGGAAATAGGCAGCCACAGATTAGAAAGAGCAACAGGCATCCGCTCAGTGCTCCAAGCGAGTACGCGCCCCAGTTCACCCACTCTGGCACAGCCGGCAACATCGGTACTATTATTGCAAACGCTATTAGCACCGCGGCAAGATCAAAGAACCTCTCGATTACAACCGATATAAACGCCGATGCGAAGCTGTATTCAGACCAGCGCGAAAGGATCATGGGGCGGATAAATTCACCCAACCGAAATGGCAACAAAAAGGTAGCAAGGTTACCGAGGATCATAGAGTCAAAGAGCTTGCGCAGAGATGGGCGCTCACCCTGCGGCTCCGGCAGAAGGTACCTCCAACGTAGAGACCTAAAGA
The genomic region above belongs to Pseudomonadota bacterium and contains:
- a CDS encoding lysylphosphatidylglycerol synthase transmembrane domain-containing protein, with translation MKKVLQLGIGCLISAVAMYIAFRDVKLTELSESFSQIQWWPVLPFLACFGAHFFFRSLRWRYLLPEPQGERPSLRKLFDSMILGNLATFLLPFRLGEFIRPMILSRWSEYSFASAFISVVIERFFDLAAVLIAFAIIVPMLPAVPEWVNWGAYSLGALSGCLLLFLICGCLFPSFIRSSVILFTKPLPQRLASLIVRFAGDLIEGAAVIKTPMRLLTIVVLTGVVWLFACLQFYSLLFIFPYDHSFLLSVTLGVFVALAIAFPSAPGFLGVFQVGCVAACSFFTFPPAAATTYSIVVHMLTYLLFIGIGFWLLAIHDLSLGELRNAAEDRGEAPIPPG